In Arthrobacter sp. MN05-02, one genomic interval encodes:
- a CDS encoding haloacid dehalogenase — translation MRENEHIECWLTDMDGVLVHENSAIPGAAELIERWVATSKRFLVLTNNSIYTPRDLAARLKASGLEIPEENLWTSALATAQFLRDQLPGGRAYVIGEAGLTTALHEAGFVLTDTNPDYVVLGETRTYSFEAITKAVRLILDGARFIATNPDVTGPSKEGPLPATGAIAAMITAATSRDPYVVGKPNPMMFRSAMNQIDAHSETTAMIGDRMDTDIIAGMEAGLHTVLVLSGITQPEDIEAFPFRPAQICESVADLIDQV, via the coding sequence ATGCGCGAGAACGAACACATCGAGTGCTGGCTCACCGACATGGACGGTGTGCTCGTGCACGAGAACTCCGCCATCCCGGGTGCGGCCGAGCTGATCGAGCGATGGGTGGCCACCTCGAAGCGGTTCCTCGTCCTGACCAACAACTCGATCTACACGCCCCGCGACCTCGCCGCGCGGCTGAAGGCATCCGGGCTCGAGATCCCCGAGGAGAACCTCTGGACCTCGGCGCTGGCCACAGCCCAGTTCCTCCGTGACCAGCTCCCGGGCGGACGGGCGTACGTGATCGGTGAGGCGGGACTGACGACGGCCCTGCACGAGGCGGGCTTCGTGCTCACCGACACGAACCCCGACTACGTGGTGCTCGGCGAGACCCGCACCTACTCCTTCGAGGCGATCACCAAGGCGGTGCGCCTGATCCTCGACGGGGCCCGCTTCATCGCCACGAACCCGGACGTCACGGGGCCCTCGAAGGAGGGGCCGCTGCCGGCGACGGGCGCCATCGCCGCCATGATCACGGCAGCGACGAGCCGGGACCCCTACGTCGTGGGCAAGCCGAACCCCATGATGTTCCGCTCGGCGATGAACCAGATCGACGCGCACTCGGAGACGACGGCGATGATCGGAGACCGCATGGACACCGACATCATTGCCGGGATGGAAGCGGGCCTGCACACCGTCCTGGTGCTCAGCGGCATCACGCAGCCGGAGGACATCGAGGCGTTCCCGTTCCGGCCCGCGCAGATCTGCGAGTCGGTGGCGGACCTGATCGACCAGGTGTAG
- a CDS encoding sugar kinase — MSSPQHPVALTSHGGPRQRLLGPPPTGASEIFQVLRDGRPRTRAELAEVTGLARSTVAARVDTLMALGLVSPTGGAVSTGGRPPSLFALNPAARVVVGADLGATHAIVILTDLAGTELGRERQDLSIAEGPVAVLGWLISAVGRLLRGADRTPAELAAIGIGLPGPVEHDTGRPINPPIMPGWDRFDVPGMVQGSFDVPVLVDNDVNIMALGEQSTNWPDTTDLMFIKVATGIGAGIISGGVLQRGAQGTAGDLGHVRVPRASDRLCRCGNTGCLEALAGGPALAAALNESAQVPLTGSRDVIDRVRSGDATALQAIRQAGRDIGDVLATCVNLINPSVVVIGGSLAQAGEHLLAGVREIVYKRSLPLATEHLRIVPSVSGQSAGVAGAAVLAISHVLSPEAIDAASARLAG; from the coding sequence GTGTCCTCTCCTCAGCACCCCGTGGCGCTGACGAGCCATGGCGGGCCCCGTCAGCGGCTCCTCGGCCCTCCTCCCACGGGAGCCAGTGAGATCTTCCAGGTGCTGAGGGACGGCAGGCCGCGCACCAGGGCCGAACTCGCGGAGGTCACCGGACTGGCGCGCTCCACGGTCGCCGCGCGGGTGGACACCCTCATGGCGCTGGGCCTCGTGTCCCCGACCGGTGGAGCGGTGTCCACGGGAGGCCGGCCGCCATCGCTGTTCGCACTCAATCCGGCCGCCCGCGTCGTCGTCGGGGCGGACCTCGGGGCGACCCACGCCATCGTCATCCTCACGGATCTCGCGGGCACGGAACTGGGCCGGGAACGCCAGGACCTCAGTATCGCCGAAGGACCGGTCGCCGTCCTGGGCTGGCTGATCTCGGCCGTCGGGCGGCTCCTCCGAGGGGCGGACCGCACGCCCGCGGAGCTCGCAGCCATCGGGATCGGCCTGCCGGGTCCGGTGGAACACGACACGGGCCGGCCCATCAACCCCCCGATCATGCCGGGCTGGGACCGGTTCGACGTGCCCGGGATGGTACAGGGCAGCTTCGACGTCCCGGTGCTCGTGGACAACGACGTCAACATCATGGCGCTGGGCGAGCAGAGCACCAACTGGCCCGACACCACCGACCTGATGTTCATCAAGGTGGCCACCGGCATCGGCGCCGGGATCATCTCCGGCGGTGTCCTCCAGCGGGGGGCGCAGGGCACCGCGGGCGATCTCGGCCACGTCCGCGTCCCGAGGGCGAGCGACCGGCTCTGCAGGTGCGGCAACACCGGGTGCCTCGAGGCCCTGGCCGGCGGGCCCGCGCTCGCCGCAGCCCTCAACGAGTCGGCACAGGTGCCCCTCACGGGAAGCCGGGACGTCATCGACCGGGTCCGCTCCGGTGACGCCACCGCGCTGCAGGCGATCCGGCAGGCCGGACGGGACATCGGGGATGTCCTGGCGACCTGCGTCAACCTGATCAATCCGTCGGTGGTCGTCATCGGTGGATCCCTCGCCCAGGCCGGCGAACACCTGTTGGCAGGTGTCCGCGAGATCGTCTACAAGCGCTCGCTGCCGCTGGCGACGGAGCACCTGCGGATCGTCCCCTCGGTGTCCGGGCAGAGCGCCGGCGTGGCGGGCGCCGCGGTGCTGGCGATCTCCCATGTGCTTTCCCCGGAGGCGATCGACGCCGCCAGCGCACGCCTGGCGGGATGA
- the cebE_1 gene encoding sugar ABC transporter substrate-binding protein has product MEFSRLRKITALAGVASLAIVASGCSGGGSDEPASADNPVNLTVTTFGQFGYDDLYAEYEEQNPGVTIEATNIDGSANARVDAFTKLAAGSGLSDVVAVEEGWLGSIMEVSDQFVDLNEYGAADIKDNWVDWKFEQGTDPEGRVIGLGTDIGPQALCYNQELFEAAGLPTDRKEVAELFGGDDATWETYFDLGRQYHETTGKAWYDQSAFVWNSMVNQMDEGYYTADGELNIEGNEAMRAQFDLLAAGTADGLSANQKQFDWGKGKAFVDGSFAVHVCPAWMLGTIKEQLEAAGGGPETGWDVADVFPGGASNWGGAFLSVPESSEHPAEAAKLAQWLTDPEQMVKQSAAANNFPSTLDAQAEIVEAAVPNELFNDAPYGEIFASRAEGVVAQFKGPQDSEIQENVFAPALKILDSGEGTADEAWSEAIQLLNDRVVNN; this is encoded by the coding sequence GTGGAATTCTCGCGACTCAGGAAAATCACAGCCCTCGCCGGCGTCGCCTCCCTGGCCATCGTGGCCTCGGGTTGCAGCGGAGGCGGGAGTGACGAGCCGGCCAGTGCCGACAACCCCGTCAACCTCACCGTCACCACCTTCGGACAGTTCGGCTACGACGATCTGTACGCCGAATACGAAGAGCAGAACCCCGGCGTAACCATCGAGGCGACCAACATCGACGGCAGCGCCAACGCACGCGTCGACGCGTTCACCAAGCTCGCGGCCGGTTCCGGGCTGAGCGACGTCGTGGCCGTCGAGGAGGGCTGGCTCGGCTCCATCATGGAGGTGTCCGACCAGTTCGTGGACCTCAACGAGTACGGCGCCGCGGACATCAAGGACAACTGGGTGGACTGGAAGTTCGAGCAGGGCACCGATCCCGAGGGCCGCGTGATCGGTCTCGGTACGGATATCGGGCCCCAGGCGCTGTGCTACAACCAGGAGCTCTTCGAGGCAGCGGGACTGCCCACCGATCGGAAGGAGGTCGCCGAACTCTTCGGAGGCGACGACGCCACCTGGGAGACCTACTTCGACCTCGGCCGCCAGTACCACGAGACCACGGGCAAGGCCTGGTACGACCAGTCCGCCTTCGTCTGGAACTCCATGGTGAACCAGATGGACGAGGGCTACTACACCGCCGACGGCGAGCTGAACATCGAGGGCAACGAGGCGATGCGCGCCCAGTTCGACCTCCTCGCCGCCGGCACCGCCGACGGCCTGTCCGCCAACCAGAAGCAGTTCGACTGGGGCAAGGGCAAGGCCTTCGTGGACGGCTCCTTCGCAGTCCACGTCTGCCCCGCCTGGATGCTCGGCACCATCAAGGAGCAGCTGGAAGCCGCCGGTGGCGGCCCCGAGACCGGATGGGACGTCGCCGATGTCTTCCCGGGCGGAGCATCCAACTGGGGAGGAGCCTTCCTCTCCGTCCCCGAGAGTTCCGAGCACCCCGCCGAGGCCGCCAAGCTCGCCCAGTGGCTGACCGACCCCGAACAGATGGTCAAGCAGTCCGCAGCCGCGAACAACTTCCCGAGCACCCTGGACGCCCAGGCGGAGATCGTCGAGGCAGCCGTCCCGAACGAGCTCTTCAACGACGCTCCGTACGGCGAGATCTTCGCATCGCGCGCCGAAGGCGTCGTGGCCCAGTTCAAGGGCCCGCAGGACTCGGAGATCCAGGAGAACGTCTTCGCGCCGGCCCTGAAGATCCTCGACTCCGGTGAAGGCACAGCCGACGAGGCCTGGAGCGAAGCCATCCAGCTCCTCAACGACCGCGTCGTGAACAACTAG
- the pyrE gene encoding orotate phosphoribosyltransferase: protein MTAETSAQTTDRTRLLELIRELAVVHERVTLSSGVEADYYIDLRRITLHHEAAVLVGRVMLQLLDDAGIAFEAAGGLTMGADPVGTAVMHAAAQTGRPIDAFVVRKAQKTHGMGRQVEGPDVSGRPVVVLEDTSTTGGSALTAVEGVRRAGGDVRAVAVIVDRSTGSKERIESEAGVPYLFAFGKDELGLA, encoded by the coding sequence ATGACCGCCGAGACCTCCGCGCAGACCACCGACCGCACCAGGCTCCTCGAGCTCATCCGGGAACTCGCCGTGGTGCACGAGCGCGTCACGCTCTCCAGCGGCGTCGAGGCCGACTACTACATCGACCTCCGCCGGATCACGCTGCACCACGAGGCAGCCGTCCTCGTGGGCCGCGTCATGCTCCAGTTGCTCGACGACGCCGGCATCGCCTTCGAGGCCGCCGGCGGCCTCACGATGGGCGCCGACCCCGTCGGCACCGCCGTGATGCACGCGGCAGCGCAGACAGGCCGGCCGATCGACGCATTCGTGGTGCGCAAGGCCCAGAAGACGCACGGCATGGGTCGCCAGGTGGAGGGGCCCGACGTGTCCGGGCGCCCCGTCGTCGTCCTGGAGGACACCTCCACCACCGGCGGCTCCGCGCTGACCGCCGTCGAAGGGGTCCGGCGGGCCGGTGGCGACGTCCGGGCCGTCGCCGTCATCGTGGACCGCAGTACGGGATCGAAGGAGCGCATCGAGTCCGAGGCAGGGGTGCCCTACCTCTTCGCGTTCGGCAAGGACGAACTGGGCCTCGCCTGA
- the rbsC gene encoding ribose ABC transporter permease has translation MSVATGRAVLQQNRSPRGERVLRALRTPSGAIFVLVAVLLAAVLAANPSFGEPGSLIRFIGRTAPIAIAAIGQYFVIVSGEFDLSMGSVVTAQVIIAGNLVGEDESRTLPVLLLMVAFGAFVGLVNGLVTTLLKVPSFIVTLGTMLALLGLVLYWTGGAATGNPADSFRQIGRGGIRDIPVLEILPYPVIILAATAAAAFWLMRRPYGRTLVAVGDNDRAATLTGAPVWWVRTRAFMLSSLAATVAGVILVGYAGVHPSVGQGYEFTAITAVVLGGVVLGGGRGWVLSAAAGAFALELLFTLLNFLGVESTWRDSVQGAIIIVAVAAASRNWQRKRRGASTQAHDQHRPITAPQPAPGTNEGGT, from the coding sequence ATGAGCGTGGCCACAGGACGCGCCGTCCTCCAGCAGAACCGCTCCCCCCGCGGCGAGCGCGTCCTCCGCGCGCTGCGCACACCGAGCGGGGCGATCTTCGTCCTCGTCGCCGTCCTCCTGGCGGCCGTCCTGGCGGCGAATCCCTCGTTCGGCGAACCGGGCTCCCTGATCCGCTTCATCGGCCGTACGGCCCCCATCGCCATCGCGGCGATCGGGCAGTACTTCGTGATCGTCTCCGGCGAGTTCGACCTCTCCATGGGATCGGTGGTCACCGCCCAGGTGATCATCGCCGGCAACCTGGTCGGCGAGGACGAGTCGCGCACCCTCCCCGTCCTGCTCCTGATGGTCGCGTTCGGGGCGTTCGTGGGGCTGGTGAACGGCCTCGTCACCACCCTGCTGAAGGTGCCGAGTTTCATCGTGACCCTCGGGACCATGCTCGCACTGCTCGGTCTGGTGCTGTACTGGACCGGCGGCGCCGCGACCGGCAACCCGGCCGACAGCTTCCGGCAGATCGGCCGCGGCGGTATCCGGGACATCCCCGTCCTCGAGATCCTCCCCTACCCCGTGATCATCCTCGCCGCCACCGCGGCCGCCGCCTTCTGGCTCATGCGCCGGCCCTACGGGCGCACCCTCGTCGCCGTCGGCGACAACGACCGCGCCGCCACATTGACCGGCGCGCCGGTGTGGTGGGTCCGGACCCGGGCCTTCATGCTGTCCTCCCTCGCGGCCACCGTGGCGGGCGTGATCCTCGTGGGCTATGCGGGAGTCCACCCGTCGGTGGGCCAGGGCTACGAATTCACCGCGATCACCGCCGTCGTCCTCGGCGGCGTGGTGCTGGGCGGCGGTCGTGGCTGGGTCCTGTCCGCTGCCGCCGGCGCGTTCGCCCTCGAACTGCTCTTCACGCTCCTGAACTTCCTCGGCGTCGAATCCACCTGGCGCGACAGCGTGCAGGGCGCCATCATCATCGTCGCCGTCGCCGCGGCGTCCCGGAACTGGCAGCGCAAGCGCAGGGGCGCCAGCACCCAGGCCCATGACCAGCACCGTCCGATAACAGCACCGCAGCCCGCACCGGGCACCAATGAGGGAGGAACATGA
- a CDS encoding ABC transporter permease: MRRLSSTNIVYLVALVTVVAGIVLVGSTGRSFFSTGNISDILTGTSILGFIAIGQTLVILVGSLDLSVPYVISLSSLIGAGIMANQPANILPAVIVALLVSALIGLANGVVVAGLKVHGFIATLGMGLIVSGYLGSTYQGSSGQAPLAFRLIGATGIGPVPVSTLIMLACAAVVLVMLNSTRLGHAIYAVGGDASVARMSGVRTRTPVLAAHVICSTLAGLAGLLLAARLGVGSPTIGSQGGYDLLSIAAVVLGGTLLAGGKGSLIGTLGGVLIFAMLDNIMSVLQINPFLKDVVRGIVIVVSVAVYARRRTVHRPARFGRGPVRQGEDRTPAGPGTPRRRPGGPDGSSKGEGPGMRNEVPA; this comes from the coding sequence ATGAGGCGCCTGAGCTCGACGAACATCGTCTACCTCGTGGCCCTGGTGACCGTCGTCGCGGGAATCGTCCTCGTGGGTTCCACCGGCCGGAGCTTCTTCAGCACCGGCAACATCTCGGACATCCTGACCGGGACGAGCATCCTCGGGTTCATCGCCATCGGGCAGACACTCGTCATCCTCGTGGGAAGCCTCGATCTCTCGGTCCCCTACGTGATCAGCCTGTCGAGCCTCATCGGTGCCGGAATCATGGCGAATCAGCCGGCGAACATCCTGCCCGCCGTGATCGTGGCGCTCCTCGTCTCCGCCCTGATCGGCCTGGCCAACGGTGTCGTGGTGGCCGGGCTGAAGGTGCACGGCTTCATCGCCACCCTGGGCATGGGTCTGATCGTCAGCGGCTACCTCGGGTCCACCTACCAGGGCAGCTCGGGCCAGGCACCGCTCGCGTTCCGCCTCATCGGGGCCACGGGCATCGGCCCCGTCCCCGTCTCCACGCTCATCATGCTCGCGTGTGCCGCCGTCGTGCTCGTCATGCTCAACAGCACGAGGCTCGGGCACGCCATCTACGCCGTCGGGGGCGATGCCTCCGTCGCGAGGATGTCCGGCGTCAGGACCCGGACACCCGTGCTCGCGGCGCACGTCATCTGCTCCACCCTGGCAGGGCTCGCCGGCCTGCTGCTGGCGGCACGCCTCGGCGTCGGCAGCCCCACCATCGGCTCGCAGGGTGGCTACGACCTGCTGTCGATCGCAGCCGTCGTCCTCGGCGGGACACTGCTCGCGGGCGGCAAGGGCTCGCTCATCGGCACGCTGGGCGGCGTCCTCATCTTCGCCATGCTGGACAACATCATGAGCGTGCTGCAGATCAACCCCTTCCTCAAGGACGTGGTCCGCGGCATCGTGATCGTCGTGTCCGTGGCCGTGTACGCGCGGCGCAGGACCGTCCACCGCCCCGCCCGGTTCGGCCGCGGCCCTGTCCGCCAGGGCGAGGACCGGACGCCGGCGGGCCCCGGAACACCACGGCGCAGGCCCGGAGGGCCGGACGGCTCGTCGAAGGGCGAAGGACCGGGCATGCGGAACGAGGTACCGGCATGA
- a CDS encoding AP endonuclease, with amino-acid sequence MTRNFTLFTGQWADLPFEKVAELAGRWGYDGLEIAVSGDHLDAWRWDDDAYIQDRLDILERNGLKVWAISNHLKGQAVCDDPIDFRHQAIIGPKVWGDGDPEGVRRRAAEEMKLTARLARKLGVDTVVGFTGSSIWQYVAMFPPVPAATIDAGYQDFADRWNPILDVFDECGVRFAHEVHPSEIAYDYWSTQRTLEAIGHRPAFGLNWDPSHFLWQQIDPVAFISDFKDRIYHVDCKDTKMRMGGGRNGILSSHLAWGDPRRGWDFVSTGRGDVPWEDSFRALTAIGYTGPISVEWEDAGMDRLQGAPEALAFLKRFDFAPSETSFDAAFSQ; translated from the coding sequence ATGACCCGCAACTTCACCCTGTTCACCGGCCAATGGGCCGACCTCCCGTTCGAGAAGGTCGCCGAGCTCGCCGGCCGGTGGGGCTACGACGGACTCGAGATCGCCGTCTCGGGCGACCATCTCGACGCCTGGCGCTGGGACGACGACGCCTACATCCAGGACCGGCTCGACATCCTCGAGCGCAACGGGCTGAAGGTCTGGGCCATCTCGAACCACCTCAAGGGCCAGGCCGTCTGCGACGACCCGATCGACTTCCGCCACCAGGCGATCATCGGCCCGAAGGTCTGGGGCGACGGCGACCCGGAGGGTGTGCGCCGTCGGGCAGCGGAGGAGATGAAGTTGACGGCGCGGCTCGCGAGGAAGCTCGGCGTGGACACCGTCGTCGGCTTCACCGGCTCCTCGATCTGGCAGTACGTGGCCATGTTCCCACCGGTCCCCGCGGCCACGATCGACGCCGGCTACCAGGACTTCGCGGACCGCTGGAACCCGATCCTCGACGTCTTCGACGAGTGCGGGGTCCGCTTCGCCCACGAGGTCCACCCCTCCGAGATCGCCTACGACTACTGGTCCACGCAGCGCACCCTCGAGGCCATCGGGCATCGCCCCGCCTTCGGCCTGAACTGGGATCCGAGCCATTTCCTGTGGCAGCAGATCGATCCGGTGGCCTTCATCTCGGACTTCAAGGACCGGATCTACCACGTGGACTGCAAGGACACCAAGATGCGCATGGGCGGAGGCCGCAACGGCATCCTCTCCTCGCACCTCGCCTGGGGCGACCCCCGTCGCGGCTGGGACTTCGTCTCGACGGGCCGCGGTGACGTGCCCTGGGAGGACAGCTTCCGCGCCCTGACGGCCATCGGATACACCGGCCCCATCTCCGTGGAATGGGAGGACGCCGGCATGGACCGGTTGCAGGGGGCACCGGAGGCCCTCGCCTTCCTGAAGCGCTTCGATTTCGCACCGTCGGAGACCTCCTTCGACGCCGCTTTCAGCCAGTAG
- the rbsA_1 gene encoding ribose import ATP-binding protein RbsA gives MDDDVSTSGAPAPILHVSGLSKSFFGVPVLQDAALELFPGEVHGLVGENGAGKSTLMKLLAGVYVRDSGRIELDGKPVDFTHPVQAHHAGLSTVFQEFNLLPERTVAQNIYLGREPRKGLLVDRRAMNQRTTELLEDLGITTIRPTASVSSLSVAQQQIVEIAKAVSYDARIISMDEPTAALAGPEVELLYGIIDRLRKRGTAILYVSHRLKEIFDLCDTITVLKDGRIVTSSPAAELDDASLVRAMVGRPISAYFPEALPGTAVGEPLLKISGGGNDQLDDVDLSLRAGEIVGVAGLQGSGRTELVEAIFGAEGFTRGAMTIGGRTYRPRSPRDAIRHRVALITEDRKAQGLSLNQSILDNALSVVRSVHPRRTAAARRNAPGVFSSLEVVARDLDQEVQFLSGGNQQKVVLAKWLAIDPLVVLLDEPTRGIDVGAKVAVYSLMRQLAREGRAILMVSSELPEVLGMSDRVIVLRDGRIAGELPPGASEEQVLRLATGAREVRS, from the coding sequence GTGGACGACGACGTCAGCACCAGCGGGGCACCAGCACCGATCCTGCACGTGTCGGGACTCTCGAAGAGTTTCTTCGGGGTACCCGTCCTCCAGGACGCAGCCCTCGAGCTCTTCCCCGGCGAGGTCCACGGACTGGTGGGCGAGAACGGCGCCGGGAAATCGACGCTCATGAAGCTGCTCGCAGGCGTGTACGTCCGGGATTCGGGACGCATCGAACTCGACGGGAAGCCGGTCGACTTCACGCATCCCGTGCAGGCACACCACGCCGGGCTGTCCACGGTCTTCCAGGAGTTCAACCTGCTGCCCGAGCGGACCGTCGCGCAGAACATCTACCTCGGCCGGGAACCCCGGAAGGGCCTCCTCGTCGATCGCCGGGCCATGAACCAGCGCACCACGGAACTGCTGGAGGACCTCGGCATCACGACCATCCGGCCGACGGCGTCGGTCAGCTCCCTCTCGGTGGCGCAGCAGCAGATCGTCGAGATCGCGAAGGCCGTGAGCTACGACGCCAGGATCATCTCGATGGACGAACCCACCGCCGCTCTCGCAGGACCGGAGGTCGAGCTCCTCTACGGCATCATCGATCGCCTGCGGAAGCGGGGCACGGCCATCCTCTACGTGTCCCACCGGTTGAAGGAGATCTTCGACCTGTGTGACACCATCACGGTGCTCAAGGACGGGCGAATCGTCACCTCGTCCCCCGCGGCCGAGCTCGACGACGCCTCACTGGTCCGCGCCATGGTGGGCCGGCCCATCTCGGCCTACTTCCCCGAGGCACTGCCGGGCACCGCCGTCGGGGAACCCCTGCTGAAGATCAGCGGTGGCGGCAACGACCAGCTCGACGACGTCGACCTGTCCCTCCGCGCCGGGGAGATCGTCGGAGTCGCAGGTCTCCAGGGATCGGGTCGGACGGAGCTGGTCGAGGCGATCTTCGGCGCGGAGGGCTTCACGCGCGGCGCGATGACGATCGGGGGCAGGACCTACCGGCCGCGCTCGCCGAGGGACGCCATCCGCCACCGCGTCGCGCTCATCACCGAGGACCGCAAGGCACAGGGGCTCAGCCTCAACCAGTCCATCCTCGACAACGCGCTCAGCGTGGTGCGCTCGGTCCATCCCCGCCGCACCGCTGCGGCCCGCCGGAATGCACCGGGGGTGTTCTCGTCCCTTGAGGTCGTCGCCCGCGACCTCGACCAGGAAGTGCAGTTCCTCTCCGGCGGCAACCAGCAGAAAGTCGTGCTCGCCAAATGGCTGGCGATCGATCCCCTGGTCGTCCTGCTCGACGAGCCGACGCGCGGGATCGACGTCGGCGCGAAGGTCGCCGTCTACTCCCTGATGCGCCAGCTGGCGCGGGAAGGCAGGGCCATCCTCATGGTCTCGAGCGAACTGCCCGAGGTACTCGGGATGTCCGACCGCGTGATCGTGCTGCGGGACGGGCGCATCGCAGGGGAGCTACCGCCCGGAGCATCGGAGGAACAGGTGCTGCGTCTCGCCACCGGTGCCCGCGAGGTGCGGTCATGA
- a CDS encoding dehydrogenase, whose amino-acid sequence MTTTVPAPSDAAGSRTDTLGVAVLGYSFMGKAHSNAWRNVGSFYDSPAIEQKVIVGRDAAQVEEAARRYGWQESTTDWRSVLERDDIHIVDICTPGHLHAEQAIAALQAGKHVLLEKPLANTVAEAEELAAVAAAARERGVQSMVAFNYRRLPALAQARAMIADGRLGDVRQVRISYLQDWLADERAPMTWRLRKETAGSGALGDLASHAVDQVHFLLDAQVVGVSGTVNTFVTERPGPDGPEPVTVDDAAWATLHTASGAIVSLEVSRFAAGRKNALQIEVYGSRGALRFDLERLNELEYFASDAPGTEQGFTRVLVTEPQHPYLAAWWPAGHTLGWDSSFTSQAADFLDAVRSNRAPSPSFEDGLRVQQVLGALEASAASASAVVRP is encoded by the coding sequence ATGACGACCACCGTGCCGGCTCCCTCCGACGCCGCAGGTTCCCGGACCGACACCCTGGGCGTCGCCGTCCTCGGCTACTCCTTCATGGGGAAGGCCCACTCGAACGCCTGGCGGAACGTCGGCTCCTTCTACGACTCGCCCGCGATCGAGCAGAAGGTCATCGTGGGACGGGACGCGGCGCAGGTGGAGGAAGCCGCACGCCGGTACGGGTGGCAGGAGAGCACGACGGACTGGCGCTCCGTCCTGGAGCGGGACGACATCCACATCGTCGACATCTGCACGCCCGGCCACCTCCACGCCGAACAGGCCATCGCGGCGCTGCAGGCCGGAAAGCACGTGCTGCTCGAGAAACCCCTGGCCAACACCGTCGCGGAGGCGGAGGAACTCGCGGCCGTCGCCGCGGCCGCCCGCGAACGCGGTGTCCAGTCGATGGTCGCCTTCAACTACCGCAGGCTGCCCGCCCTCGCGCAGGCACGGGCGATGATCGCCGACGGCCGTCTGGGTGACGTGCGGCAGGTCCGCATCAGCTACCTGCAGGACTGGCTCGCGGACGAACGGGCACCGATGACCTGGCGCCTCCGGAAGGAGACCGCCGGCTCGGGCGCGCTCGGCGACCTCGCCTCCCACGCCGTCGACCAGGTCCACTTCCTCCTCGACGCGCAGGTGGTCGGGGTCTCCGGCACCGTGAACACCTTCGTGACGGAACGGCCGGGCCCGGACGGGCCGGAACCCGTCACGGTCGACGACGCCGCGTGGGCCACCCTGCACACGGCATCGGGCGCCATCGTCAGCCTGGAGGTCTCGCGCTTCGCCGCCGGGCGGAAGAACGCCCTGCAGATCGAGGTGTACGGCTCCCGCGGAGCGCTCCGGTTCGACCTCGAACGGCTCAACGAGCTCGAGTACTTCGCCTCCGACGCCCCCGGCACGGAGCAGGGCTTCACCCGCGTCCTCGTGACCGAGCCGCAGCACCCCTACCTCGCCGCGTGGTGGCCGGCGGGGCACACCCTCGGGTGGGACTCCTCGTTCACCAGCCAGGCCGCCGACTTCCTCGACGCCGTCCGCAGCAACCGCGCCCCCTCGCCCTCGTTCGAGGACGGCCTGAGGGTGCAGCAGGTCCTCGGTGCGCTGGAGGCGAGCGCGGCGAGCGCGAGCGCCGTCGTCCGACCCTGA
- a CDS encoding tagatose 3-epimerase, translated as MDDGIARTLGINTWVWTSPLTDADLPPLLRRIAGMGFDGVEVPLENAGDLTAPVLRDILAETGLVPTIVGAMAPGRELVGAPEATIRSTQRYLQDCIDLAAAVGAASVCGPFYAHTGRLWRMDDDGRAAACAELRDNLAPVADRAVEAGVVLGIEPLNRYETSLVNTVEQALEILQPLLGRGVGLALDTYHLNIEERSSADAIRAAGPHLVHLQVCGNDRGAPGGDQTDWPGVFAALDDVQYRGPLNIESFTAHNASIATAAAVWRPLAPSQDQLAEGGLAFLRRTDPSQSRAALAHQGETP; from the coding sequence GTGGACGACGGCATCGCCCGCACCCTCGGGATCAACACGTGGGTCTGGACATCCCCGCTGACGGACGCGGACCTGCCTCCCCTCCTGCGGCGGATCGCCGGAATGGGTTTCGACGGCGTGGAGGTCCCCCTCGAGAACGCGGGGGACCTCACCGCCCCGGTGCTGCGCGACATCCTGGCCGAGACCGGCCTGGTACCCACGATCGTCGGGGCCATGGCACCCGGCCGGGAGCTGGTGGGCGCCCCGGAGGCCACCATCCGGTCGACCCAGCGCTACCTCCAGGACTGCATCGACCTCGCCGCCGCCGTCGGTGCCGCGAGCGTGTGCGGCCCCTTCTACGCGCACACGGGCCGGCTCTGGCGGATGGACGACGACGGACGCGCCGCCGCCTGCGCCGAGCTGCGGGACAACCTCGCCCCCGTGGCCGACCGCGCGGTCGAGGCCGGCGTGGTCCTCGGCATCGAGCCGCTGAACCGGTACGAGACCTCGCTCGTCAACACGGTGGAGCAGGCCCTCGAGATATTGCAGCCGCTGCTCGGGCGGGGCGTGGGACTCGCGCTCGACACCTATCATCTGAATATCGAGGAAAGGTCGTCCGCCGATGCCATCCGGGCAGCCGGACCGCACCTGGTCCACCTCCAGGTCTGCGGCAACGACCGCGGTGCACCCGGCGGGGACCAGACGGATTGGCCGGGCGTGTTCGCCGCCCTCGACGATGTGCAGTACCGCGGACCGCTGAACATCGAGAGCTTCACCGCGCACAACGCGAGCATCGCCACGGCCGCAGCCGTCTGGCGCCCCCTGGCGCCGTCGCAGGACCAGTTGGCGGAGGGGGGCCTGGCCTTCCTCCGCCGCACCGATCCATCCCAGTCCCGGGCCGCCCTGGCCCATCAAGGAGAAACACCATGA